One window of the Amycolatopsis mediterranei genome contains the following:
- a CDS encoding AMP-binding protein: MITVNPARRLTFGEVVREHRRSFADVVAFVDGEVRLTWTEFDERTNRLANALAAEGVGAGDRVLWLGQNSVRIWELLGAAAKLGAMVCPGYWRWAAPEMAFAVRDFAPKVVVWQQEEIGDTIAKARAELGQPDGVRWLRHDAPQEEADGYEAFLAAGSPEDPALDIDPDTALLVIYTAAMSGSQCGSMLSHRNLLAMGATGGWLGDIDHTTAFLSAGPMFHIGNYQFWGVPAFLHGGKNVIVRRVAAAELLPLLARERCTHGYLMPPTIVELVELNASAGHDLSAFRASVAPQLWAGTVQVDTSRFTANGGGEGRGYGQTEVTGFVATGGFGGSGIGNAGRPGPFVAVRIVAEDGTECPAGVAGEICVRGELVHLGYWNRPEINEHRFRGGWWHTTDLGRREPDGTISFLGTTTRMLKSAAENIFPAEVENCIEAHAGVKEAAVIGVPNERWAQDVKAVVVRHDDASGVTAEDIIEHCRARIASYKKPKTVEFVDALPRTAQFAKDYAALDARFGGGGYPGGETLGAGR, from the coding sequence GTGATCACGGTGAACCCCGCTCGCCGCCTCACGTTCGGTGAGGTCGTCCGCGAGCACCGCAGGTCCTTTGCGGACGTGGTCGCGTTCGTCGACGGCGAGGTCCGGCTCACCTGGACCGAGTTCGACGAGCGCACGAACCGGCTGGCGAACGCCTTGGCCGCCGAGGGCGTCGGCGCCGGTGACCGGGTGCTCTGGCTGGGGCAGAACTCCGTGCGGATCTGGGAGCTGCTCGGCGCGGCGGCCAAGCTCGGTGCGATGGTCTGCCCGGGCTACTGGCGGTGGGCCGCGCCGGAGATGGCGTTCGCGGTGCGCGACTTCGCCCCCAAGGTCGTGGTGTGGCAGCAGGAGGAGATCGGCGACACGATCGCCAAGGCCCGGGCCGAGCTCGGGCAGCCGGACGGCGTGCGGTGGCTGCGGCACGACGCCCCGCAGGAAGAGGCGGACGGCTACGAGGCGTTCCTCGCCGCGGGTTCGCCGGAAGACCCCGCCCTCGACATCGACCCCGACACGGCGTTGCTCGTCATCTACACGGCGGCCATGTCCGGAAGCCAGTGCGGGTCCATGCTGTCCCACCGCAATCTCCTGGCCATGGGCGCCACCGGTGGCTGGCTCGGCGACATCGACCACACCACGGCGTTCCTGAGCGCCGGGCCCATGTTCCACATCGGCAACTACCAGTTCTGGGGCGTCCCGGCGTTCCTGCACGGCGGCAAGAACGTGATCGTCCGGCGGGTGGCCGCCGCCGAGCTGCTGCCGCTGCTGGCCCGGGAACGCTGCACGCACGGCTACCTGATGCCGCCGACGATCGTGGAGCTGGTCGAGCTGAACGCCTCGGCCGGGCACGACCTGTCCGCCTTCCGCGCGAGCGTCGCGCCGCAGCTGTGGGCGGGCACCGTGCAGGTCGACACCAGCCGGTTCACCGCCAACGGCGGCGGCGAGGGCCGCGGCTACGGGCAGACCGAGGTCACCGGGTTCGTGGCCACCGGCGGCTTCGGCGGCTCCGGAATCGGGAACGCGGGGCGTCCGGGCCCGTTCGTCGCCGTGCGCATCGTGGCCGAGGACGGCACGGAGTGCCCGGCCGGGGTGGCGGGCGAGATCTGCGTGCGCGGCGAGCTGGTCCACCTCGGCTACTGGAACCGCCCCGAAATCAACGAGCACCGCTTCCGGGGCGGCTGGTGGCACACGACGGACCTGGGCCGCCGGGAGCCGGACGGCACGATCAGCTTCCTCGGCACCACCACCCGCATGCTCAAGTCCGCCGCCGAGAACATCTTCCCGGCCGAGGTCGAGAACTGCATCGAGGCGCACGCGGGCGTCAAGGAGGCCGCCGTGATCGGCGTGCCCAACGAACGCTGGGCGCAGGACGTCAAGGCGGTCGTCGTGCGCCACGACGACGCCTCCGGGGTGACGGCCGAGGACATCATCGAGCACTGCCGGGCGCGCATCGCGTCGTACAAGAAACCCAAGACCGTCGAGTTCGTCGACGCGCTGCCGCGCACGGCCCAGTTCGCCAAGGACTACGCCGCGCTCGACGCCCGGTTCGGCGGCGGCGGCTACCCCGGCGGGGAAACACTGGGCGCCGGGCGATGA
- a CDS encoding Zn-ribbon domain-containing OB-fold protein, with protein MSRPVPEPTALSRPFWAAAAEGRLVLPECADCGLRFFVPEPVCPRCLSRNWDWAPSAGTGTVYSVTVVHRAPGPGFEVPFALAIVDLDDGVTMLSHVVGCPVDEVVIGLPVRVDFRPLTDELTLPYFVPR; from the coding sequence ATGAGCCGTCCGGTGCCCGAGCCCACCGCGCTGAGCCGCCCGTTCTGGGCGGCGGCGGCCGAGGGCCGGCTGGTGCTCCCGGAGTGCGCGGACTGCGGGCTGAGGTTCTTCGTGCCCGAACCCGTGTGCCCGCGCTGCCTGAGCCGGAACTGGGACTGGGCGCCGAGCGCGGGCACCGGGACCGTCTACTCCGTCACGGTGGTGCACCGCGCGCCCGGCCCCGGTTTCGAAGTGCCCTTCGCGCTGGCGATCGTCGATCTCGACGACGGCGTGACGATGCTGTCCCACGTGGTCGGCTGCCCGGTGGACGAGGTCGTCATCGGCCTGCCGGTGCGCGTCGACTTCCGGCCGCTGACGGACGAACTCACCCTGCCGTACTTCGTGCCCCGGTGA
- a CDS encoding acyl-CoA reductase, with the protein MTALVSETPHRVRHVARGVPVSGDERSFGAGASRFVTPALDLDALVWPRSEPGPAFDTPVAEIMDVLVELGSWLERDPDGLVADALAAARRTNPLPAGVLTEAYASLGRTFTRRTMEFMIEQELGGADVLDGWRTISGTPSGREVRVRAFPARVVHVLAGNAPGVGAVSLLRAALTKGVNLFKLPSNDLYSTSLLLAGLHAVAPGHPTSRSCSAAYWRGGDAEVESVLFRPQFFDKLAAWGGEASLRSARAYVGPGFELVSFDPKTSVSLIGREAFASAESLRAAAEAAATDIMLMDQQACAASRFQYVEGSAAEADRFAAALLPRLGVARRLGSAVGNPVPADIREEVEALRDLAPYARVFGGYEGSGLVVRTEEPVDFHPENKVANVVPVDRLEDALGRINVATQSVGVYPASRKASLRDALAAAGAQRVVTLGNVPVVEAGLPHDGFYPLQRLVRWVSDEG; encoded by the coding sequence ATGACCGCACTCGTTTCCGAAACGCCCCACCGCGTCCGACACGTGGCCCGCGGGGTGCCGGTCAGTGGTGACGAACGCTCATTCGGCGCGGGGGCGAGCCGCTTCGTGACGCCGGCACTGGATCTCGACGCGCTGGTCTGGCCGCGCAGCGAACCCGGACCGGCGTTCGACACCCCGGTGGCCGAGATCATGGACGTGCTGGTGGAACTCGGTTCGTGGCTGGAGCGGGACCCGGACGGGCTGGTCGCGGACGCACTCGCGGCGGCCCGGCGCACGAACCCGTTGCCGGCCGGGGTGCTGACCGAGGCGTACGCGTCGCTGGGCCGGACGTTCACCCGGCGCACCATGGAGTTCATGATCGAGCAGGAGCTCGGCGGCGCCGACGTCCTCGACGGCTGGCGCACGATCTCCGGCACGCCGTCCGGCCGGGAGGTCCGGGTCCGCGCGTTCCCGGCGCGGGTGGTGCACGTGCTGGCGGGCAACGCGCCCGGCGTCGGCGCGGTGTCGCTGCTGCGGGCGGCACTGACCAAGGGCGTCAACCTGTTCAAGCTGCCGTCCAACGACCTCTACTCGACCAGTCTGCTGCTCGCCGGCCTGCACGCGGTGGCGCCCGGCCACCCGACCTCCCGGTCGTGTTCCGCCGCCTACTGGCGCGGCGGGGACGCCGAGGTCGAGTCGGTGTTGTTCCGGCCGCAGTTCTTCGACAAGCTCGCGGCGTGGGGCGGCGAGGCGTCGTTGCGCAGTGCCCGTGCGTACGTGGGTCCCGGTTTCGAACTCGTCTCGTTCGATCCCAAGACGTCGGTGTCGCTGATCGGCCGGGAGGCCTTCGCCTCGGCGGAGTCGCTGCGAGCGGCCGCCGAAGCCGCGGCGACGGACATCATGCTGATGGACCAGCAAGCGTGCGCGGCCAGCCGGTTCCAGTACGTCGAAGGGAGTGCGGCGGAGGCCGACCGCTTCGCCGCGGCCCTGCTGCCGCGGCTGGGGGTCGCCCGCCGGCTCGGCTCCGCGGTCGGCAACCCGGTGCCCGCCGACATCCGCGAGGAGGTCGAAGCGCTACGCGATCTGGCGCCCTACGCCCGGGTGTTCGGTGGCTACGAAGGGTCCGGGCTGGTCGTGCGCACCGAAGAGCCGGTCGACTTCCACCCGGAGAACAAGGTGGCGAACGTCGTTCCGGTGGACCGCCTCGAAGACGCGCTGGGCCGGATCAACGTCGCGACGCAGAGCGTCGGGGTCTATCCCGCGTCCCGCAAGGCATCGCTGCGGGACGCGCTCGCCGCCGCGGGCGCGCAGCGCGTCGTGACGCTCGGGAACGTGCCGGTCGTCGAGGCCGGGCTGCCCCACGACGGCTTCTACCCGCTGCAGCGGCTCGTGCGCTGGGTCTCGGACGAAGGTTAA
- a CDS encoding acyl-CoA dehydrogenase family protein → MELDFGPAVADFREEARTWLAEHLVGEFAAHRGIGGPADSEAWEVRLAWDRELAAGGWLGLSWPVEYGGRGLTLLEEVVFNYEYARSGAPYRATTSGLDLFGPMLLALGTPEQKRRFLPPILRVEQLWGQGFSEPGAGSDLASLRCRAELDGNEWVIDGQKVWTTMAHTADWLYVLVRTDPDSRRHRGLTMLLVPRDQPGVDVRVIRNLAGQDEFAEVFFTGARTSADLVVGEVGQGWRTAMGTLGIERGVTLLPQQLSFEREVADLIAAAREAGDAVPASTRDRIVQAWMSVRVMRTTNLRTLGEVLAGRTPGPQAGIAKLYASTSHQRMGHLAAEVAGPAGQLAGADYALDVRQRTFLLSLAETIYGGSSEIQRTIIGEQLLGLPKEPRP, encoded by the coding sequence GTGGAACTGGACTTCGGGCCCGCGGTCGCGGACTTCCGCGAGGAGGCCCGCACCTGGCTGGCCGAGCACCTGGTCGGCGAGTTCGCCGCGCACCGCGGGATCGGCGGCCCGGCCGACTCGGAGGCGTGGGAGGTGCGGCTGGCGTGGGACCGCGAACTGGCGGCCGGCGGCTGGCTCGGGCTGAGCTGGCCGGTGGAGTACGGCGGCCGCGGCCTGACCCTGCTGGAAGAGGTCGTCTTCAACTACGAGTACGCCCGGTCCGGCGCGCCCTACCGGGCCACCACCAGCGGCCTCGACCTGTTCGGGCCGATGCTGCTGGCCCTGGGAACGCCGGAGCAGAAACGGCGGTTCCTGCCGCCCATCCTGCGCGTCGAGCAGCTGTGGGGCCAGGGCTTCAGCGAGCCGGGAGCGGGTTCCGACCTGGCGTCCCTGCGCTGCCGCGCGGAGCTCGACGGGAACGAATGGGTGATCGACGGCCAGAAGGTGTGGACGACGATGGCCCACACCGCGGACTGGCTGTACGTCCTGGTGCGGACCGACCCGGACTCGCGGCGGCACCGCGGGCTCACCATGCTGCTCGTGCCACGGGACCAGCCGGGCGTGGACGTGCGGGTGATCCGGAACCTGGCCGGGCAGGACGAGTTCGCTGAGGTCTTCTTCACCGGCGCCCGTACCTCGGCCGACCTCGTCGTCGGCGAGGTCGGCCAGGGCTGGCGCACCGCGATGGGCACCCTGGGCATCGAGCGCGGCGTCACCCTGCTGCCCCAGCAGCTGTCCTTCGAACGCGAGGTGGCGGACCTGATCGCCGCCGCGCGGGAGGCGGGCGATGCCGTGCCCGCCTCGACCCGGGACCGGATCGTCCAGGCGTGGATGTCGGTGCGCGTCATGCGCACCACGAACCTGCGCACCCTCGGCGAGGTCCTCGCCGGCCGCACGCCGGGACCGCAGGCGGGCATCGCGAAGCTCTACGCCTCGACGTCGCACCAGCGGATGGGACACCTCGCCGCCGAGGTCGCCGGCCCCGCCGGGCAACTCGCCGGTGCGGACTACGCGCTCGACGTCCGACAGCGCACCTTCCTGCTCTCGCTGGCCGAGACGATCTACGGCGGCTCGAGCGAGATCCAGCGCACCATCATCGGCGAGCAGCTGCTGGGCCTGCCGAAGGAACCCCGGCCGTGA
- a CDS encoding helix-turn-helix domain-containing protein, with translation MRQQVFIVAFEGVRLGSLGTVSDAMALSDRYRDRVYGGHAFYPSGTEVSGLRVRVLTPTGDGVRAAAGIRLPADGRVGGDAIAKAVFLPAFDDLAVAADDVVRPPGWAAVLPWLRQQHAGGALLAAAGASVLALAEAGLLDGHETVACGRIAQDIETRHPAVSLLPGLPMLATGTLITAATLDGEQELARELVRRIGSPNQLAWLDEELGRRTPLDPVPDTTVRRFLQLARESYAEPDSIAAIAARLGTTERTLRRRCHAVLGENPSEVLRRLRLDAARIMLCRSSIPVERVGALVGYADAAAFRGQFRRRFGQSPSSVRRGAQ, from the coding sequence ATGCGGCAGCAGGTGTTCATCGTCGCCTTCGAAGGCGTCCGGCTCGGCAGCCTCGGCACGGTGTCGGACGCCATGGCGCTGTCGGATCGCTACCGGGACCGGGTCTACGGCGGGCACGCGTTCTACCCGTCGGGCACCGAGGTGAGCGGGCTTCGGGTCCGGGTGCTGACACCGACCGGCGACGGAGTGCGCGCGGCAGCGGGGATCCGGCTGCCCGCCGATGGCCGCGTCGGCGGCGACGCCATCGCGAAAGCGGTGTTCCTGCCTGCCTTCGACGATCTCGCCGTGGCGGCCGACGACGTCGTGCGCCCGCCGGGCTGGGCCGCGGTCTTGCCTTGGTTGCGGCAGCAGCACGCCGGCGGGGCGCTGCTCGCGGCGGCCGGCGCGTCGGTACTGGCGCTGGCCGAGGCGGGCCTGCTGGACGGGCACGAAACCGTGGCCTGCGGCCGTATCGCGCAGGACATCGAAACGCGCCACCCGGCGGTCTCGTTGCTGCCGGGACTGCCGATGCTGGCGACCGGGACCCTGATCACCGCCGCGACACTGGACGGCGAGCAGGAACTGGCCCGGGAGCTGGTGCGCCGGATCGGCTCGCCGAACCAGCTGGCCTGGCTGGACGAAGAGCTGGGGCGCCGGACGCCGCTGGACCCCGTGCCGGACACCACGGTGCGGCGGTTCCTCCAGCTGGCCCGCGAAAGCTACGCCGAGCCGGACTCCATCGCGGCCATCGCCGCGCGGCTCGGCACGACCGAGCGCACCCTGCGCCGCCGTTGCCACGCGGTGCTCGGGGAGAACCCGAGCGAAGTCCTGCGTCGCCTGCGCCTGGACGCCGCCCGGATCATGCTGTGCCGCTCCTCGATCCCGGTGGAGCGGGTGGGCGCCCTGGTGGGGTACGCCGACGCGGCCGCGTTCCGGGGCCAGTTCCGCCGGCGGTTCGGCCAGTCGCCGTCCTCGGTGCGCCGGGGAGCTCAGTGA
- a CDS encoding thiolase family protein yields MNGRQPVIAGVHATEQALSLPHRDAMDLAVEAVTGAIADAGLSPSDVDGAQVDWPGPGGVPGEGSSWARLLGDLRWTSDAMLDNAGSRGLLKAAAAVSAGLADTVVVGGCRLVSRGGGPVGAGTPLEFTDVWGSYVVAQFALVAARHMHRFGTTPRQLAEVAATIRSNGSTNPEAMMYGRGPYTADDVLASRMVATPFHLLDCCIVGEGGGAVVVTTAERARDLRHRPVAVLGGGMEYHQAAYANPALYREVGMIGRDAAARAFGTAGVDPADVDVFSLYDPNSFEVIRQLEALGVCDEGEGGPLVETGAITVDGKYPVNPDGGCLSYAWNGTQQMTLKVVEAVRQLRGSAVHQVAGAEVAVVGNAGSGAQHYEMSVLGRL; encoded by the coding sequence ATGAACGGCCGTCAGCCGGTCATCGCCGGCGTCCACGCCACCGAGCAGGCGCTTTCGCTGCCGCACCGCGACGCGATGGACCTGGCCGTCGAGGCGGTCACCGGGGCGATCGCCGACGCCGGCCTGAGTCCGTCCGATGTGGACGGCGCGCAGGTCGACTGGCCGGGACCGGGCGGCGTGCCGGGGGAGGGCAGCTCCTGGGCCCGGCTCCTCGGCGACCTGCGCTGGACCAGCGACGCCATGCTGGACAACGCGGGCTCCCGCGGACTGCTCAAGGCGGCCGCCGCCGTTTCGGCCGGCCTCGCCGACACGGTCGTCGTCGGCGGGTGCCGGCTGGTCTCGCGGGGCGGCGGCCCGGTCGGCGCGGGGACGCCGCTGGAGTTCACCGACGTGTGGGGCAGTTACGTGGTCGCGCAGTTCGCCCTGGTCGCGGCCCGGCACATGCACCGGTTCGGCACCACCCCGCGGCAGCTCGCGGAGGTCGCGGCCACGATCCGCAGCAACGGTTCGACCAACCCCGAGGCGATGATGTACGGGCGCGGACCGTACACCGCCGACGACGTCCTCGCGTCCCGCATGGTCGCCACGCCGTTCCACCTGCTGGACTGCTGCATCGTCGGCGAAGGCGGCGGCGCGGTCGTGGTGACGACCGCCGAACGCGCCCGGGATCTGCGGCACCGGCCGGTCGCCGTGCTCGGCGGCGGGATGGAATACCACCAGGCCGCGTACGCGAATCCCGCGTTGTACCGCGAGGTCGGCATGATCGGCCGCGACGCCGCGGCGCGCGCTTTCGGCACGGCCGGGGTCGACCCGGCCGACGTCGACGTCTTCTCCCTCTACGACCCGAACTCCTTCGAGGTCATCCGGCAGCTGGAGGCGCTGGGCGTCTGCGACGAAGGCGAAGGCGGTCCGCTGGTCGAGACCGGGGCGATCACCGTCGACGGCAAGTACCCGGTGAACCCGGACGGCGGGTGCCTCTCCTACGCCTGGAACGGCACCCAGCAGATGACGCTGAAGGTGGTCGAGGCGGTGCGGCAGCTGCGCGGCAGCGCCGTGCACCAGGTCGCCGGCGCCGAGGTCGCCGTGGTGGGCAACGCCGGCTCCGGGGCGCAGCACTACGAAATGTCCGTTCTGGGGAGGCTGTGA
- a CDS encoding MaoC family dehydratase: MRVLHGLEEIFAAKGSLLGTSDWVTVDQARIDAFAGATGDHQWIHVDPERAAAGPFGATIAHGYLTLSLLPMFMVAVYRVEGARMAVNYGLNKVRFVTPVRVGSRLRGSTELVDAQPLDGATAQLVFRTTVEIEGAERPACVAETVSRQYFGD, from the coding sequence ATGCGCGTCTTGCACGGTCTCGAAGAGATCTTCGCCGCCAAGGGAAGCTTGCTCGGCACCAGCGACTGGGTCACCGTCGACCAGGCCCGGATCGACGCCTTCGCCGGCGCGACCGGCGACCACCAGTGGATCCACGTCGACCCCGAGCGGGCCGCGGCCGGGCCGTTCGGCGCGACCATCGCGCACGGCTACCTGACCCTGTCGCTGCTGCCGATGTTCATGGTCGCCGTCTACCGCGTCGAGGGCGCCCGGATGGCGGTCAACTACGGCCTGAACAAGGTCCGGTTCGTCACGCCGGTGCGGGTCGGCTCGCGGTTGCGCGGCAGTACCGAGCTCGTCGACGCGCAGCCGCTCGACGGGGCCACGGCCCAGCTGGTCTTCCGCACCACAGTGGAGATCGAGGGCGCCGAGCGGCCGGCCTGCGTGGCTGAGACGGTCAGCCGCCAGTATTTCGGGGACTGA
- a CDS encoding FadR/GntR family transcriptional regulator, whose translation MTGSIRLPKMAELVALELRRRIVRGELAEGDALPAEPQLMAEFSVSRPTLREAFRVLESEKLISIRRGARGGARVHIPDGSVVARYAGLILEHRSATLQDVYAARTVIEAPCAGLLAGRRTVGDLDRLRAALAEAEALIGDPSAFIRAHLRFHALVVELSGNQTLIVLNGMVRDIIDRANWSHVDLDAGTEANVRANLSGLRAHVRLVELVAAGDREGAVRVWRTHLEKAHEYLLGTKPMATVLDLLR comes from the coding sequence GTGACCGGAAGCATCCGGCTGCCGAAGATGGCCGAGCTCGTCGCGCTCGAGCTGCGGCGCCGGATCGTGCGCGGTGAGCTCGCCGAGGGCGACGCGCTGCCCGCCGAACCGCAGCTGATGGCGGAGTTTTCGGTGTCCCGGCCGACGCTGCGGGAAGCGTTCCGGGTGCTGGAGTCGGAAAAGCTGATCAGCATCCGCCGCGGTGCCCGGGGCGGCGCGCGCGTGCACATCCCGGACGGTTCGGTCGTCGCGCGTTACGCGGGACTCATCCTCGAGCACCGGTCGGCAACGTTGCAGGACGTCTACGCCGCTCGCACCGTGATCGAAGCGCCGTGCGCCGGGCTGCTCGCCGGCCGGCGCACCGTGGGCGATCTCGACCGGCTGCGCGCCGCGCTCGCCGAGGCCGAGGCGCTGATCGGTGATCCGTCGGCGTTCATCCGCGCGCACCTGCGGTTCCACGCCTTGGTCGTGGAGCTGTCCGGGAACCAGACGCTGATCGTGCTCAACGGCATGGTGCGCGACATCATCGACCGGGCGAACTGGTCGCACGTCGACCTCGACGCGGGGACCGAAGCGAACGTCCGGGCCAACCTCAGCGGCCTGCGCGCCCACGTGCGGCTGGTCGAACTGGTGGCCGCGGGCGACCGCGAAGGGGCCGTCCGGGTCTGGCGGACGCACCTGGAGAAGGCGCACGAGTACCTGCTCGGCACCAAGCCGATGGCCACGGTGCTGGACCTGCTCCGCTGA
- a CDS encoding acyl-CoA dehydrogenase family protein, which produces MDFALTDEQQLLRETARQFVAKVCPAEKAKEWDEGSIVPPELFSGMAELGWFSLPFAVDEGGDGGGPVELIVLAEELGRASFDVAMCYIGVLIPGITVFRWGTEAQRDFIRDEVMTGRHRLAVGLSEPDSGSDAAALRTTAEDAGDHFVVRGQKAWCTGAGLPGTTIATYVRTGPREPKHSGISLLLIDPSSPGVEVRRTPTLARHILGTNEVFFGDVAVPKENLVGPVDEGWKVMLSNIELEKVIITGGYLGAAQATLDEMLEFARTRQAFGRPVGTFQAIAHAIADLQTEIDSARLLAYRAAWLLAQGKPCSREGSMAKLKGSETYVAAARLGMQVCAGHGFSTESVMSFRYRESIVATISGGTSQIQRNGIARSMGLRTY; this is translated from the coding sequence GTGGACTTCGCGTTGACCGACGAGCAGCAGCTCCTGCGCGAGACCGCGCGCCAGTTCGTCGCGAAGGTCTGCCCCGCGGAGAAGGCCAAGGAGTGGGACGAGGGATCGATCGTGCCGCCCGAGCTGTTCTCCGGGATGGCCGAGCTGGGCTGGTTTTCGCTGCCCTTCGCGGTCGACGAGGGCGGTGACGGCGGCGGTCCGGTGGAACTGATCGTCCTCGCCGAGGAACTCGGCCGCGCCAGCTTCGACGTCGCCATGTGCTACATCGGCGTGCTCATTCCCGGCATCACCGTGTTCCGCTGGGGCACCGAGGCGCAGCGGGACTTCATCCGGGACGAGGTGATGACCGGCCGTCACCGCCTCGCCGTCGGCCTGAGCGAGCCCGACAGCGGTTCGGACGCGGCGGCGCTGCGCACGACGGCCGAAGACGCCGGTGATCACTTCGTCGTCCGCGGCCAGAAGGCGTGGTGCACCGGCGCCGGCCTGCCGGGCACCACGATCGCGACGTACGTGCGCACCGGACCGCGGGAGCCGAAGCACAGCGGGATCAGCCTGTTGCTGATCGACCCGTCGAGCCCGGGGGTCGAGGTACGCCGGACGCCGACCCTGGCCCGGCACATCCTGGGCACCAACGAGGTCTTCTTCGGCGATGTCGCCGTGCCGAAGGAGAACTTGGTCGGCCCGGTCGACGAGGGCTGGAAGGTGATGCTGTCCAACATCGAGCTGGAGAAGGTCATCATCACCGGCGGCTACCTCGGCGCGGCCCAGGCCACTTTGGACGAGATGCTGGAGTTCGCCCGCACCCGCCAGGCTTTCGGCCGCCCGGTCGGCACCTTCCAGGCCATCGCGCACGCGATCGCCGACCTGCAGACGGAAATCGACTCGGCTCGGCTGCTGGCCTACCGGGCGGCGTGGCTGCTGGCGCAGGGAAAGCCGTGCTCGCGCGAGGGCTCGATGGCCAAGCTCAAGGGCTCGGAGACGTACGTCGCCGCGGCCCGCCTGGGCATGCAGGTCTGCGCCGGGCACGGGTTCTCGACCGAAAGCGTGATGAGCTTCCGCTACCGCGAGTCCATCGTGGCGACGATCTCCGGGGGCACCAGCCAGATCCAGCGCAACGGCATCGCCCGCAGCATGGGCCTGCGCACCTACTGA